One Paraburkholderia kururiensis DNA window includes the following coding sequences:
- the murU gene encoding N-acetylmuramate alpha-1-phosphate uridylyltransferase MurU, with protein sequence MSQSLFNRKAMIFAAGRGERMRPLTDTCPKPLLPAGGKPLIEWQIERLAQAGFATIVINHAWLGAQIEARLGDGSRWGVALRYSPEHEALETAGGIAQALPLLEDAGTPEVFLAVSGDVYSDFDYAHLAQHAERLAAQPEPGMHLVMVPNPPFHPSGDFALDDRAGGTLSLEGSPRYTFGNIGLYDTRMFHALPRGTRCALKPYYRESIARGLVTGELYEGVWENVGTPAQLAELDARLKRVR encoded by the coding sequence ATGAGCCAATCGCTCTTCAACCGCAAGGCGATGATCTTCGCCGCCGGCCGCGGCGAACGCATGCGTCCGCTGACCGACACCTGCCCGAAGCCGCTGCTGCCCGCTGGCGGCAAGCCGTTGATCGAATGGCAGATCGAAAGGCTCGCGCAGGCTGGCTTTGCGACCATCGTGATCAATCACGCGTGGCTGGGGGCGCAGATCGAAGCGCGGCTCGGTGACGGTTCGCGCTGGGGCGTCGCGCTGCGCTACTCGCCGGAGCACGAGGCGCTGGAAACGGCGGGCGGCATTGCGCAGGCGCTGCCGCTGCTCGAAGACGCAGGTACGCCGGAAGTCTTTCTCGCCGTGAGCGGCGACGTCTACAGCGACTTCGACTACGCGCATCTCGCGCAGCACGCCGAACGGCTCGCCGCACAGCCCGAGCCGGGCATGCATCTCGTCATGGTGCCGAACCCGCCGTTTCATCCGTCGGGCGATTTCGCGCTGGACGACCGCGCGGGCGGCACGCTCTCCCTCGAAGGCTCGCCGCGCTACACGTTCGGCAACATCGGCCTGTACGACACGCGCATGTTCCACGCACTGCCGCGCGGCACGCGCTGTGCGCTGAAACCGTACTATCGCGAGTCGATTGCGCGTGGGCTCGTCACAGGCGAGCTTTACGAAGGCGTCTGGGAAAACGTGGGCACGCCCGCGCAACTCGCCGAACTGGACGCCCGGCTCAAGCGCGTCCGCTAG
- a CDS encoding aminoglycoside phosphotransferase family protein: protein MTLHAAALRPPGSPDPRLDLLTAWLGGRASRHGLDLATLAPASSDASFRRYFRLAAGTQQGGTAIAVDAPPPEKCREFVQVAQLLADAGVHVPTVLEADFDAGFMLVTDMGTDSYLNALKSAAPDGTTSAADPGRPAPRQLMRDALDALIRWQLASREDVLPPFDEAFLRREMELMPEWYIGRHLGHTVDEATRGVLDRTFALLIASARAQPQVFMLRDFMPRNLMIATPNPGVIDFQDAVYGPITYDVVSLLRDAFLSWDEAFELDCFAWYWERAKKAGLPVDADFGEFYRQLEWMGLQRHIKVLGLFCRINYRDGKPHYLADLPRFVNYARKVTQRYAPLAPFAKLLDSLEGRSAEVGYTF, encoded by the coding sequence ATGACGCTCCACGCTGCCGCCCTTCGCCCGCCCGGCTCCCCCGATCCCCGACTCGATCTGCTCACCGCCTGGCTTGGCGGCCGCGCCTCACGGCACGGGCTCGATCTGGCCACGCTGGCGCCGGCTTCGTCCGATGCCAGCTTTCGCCGCTACTTCCGGCTCGCCGCCGGCACGCAACAAGGCGGAACCGCGATTGCCGTGGACGCCCCGCCGCCCGAAAAGTGCCGCGAGTTCGTCCAGGTGGCGCAACTGCTCGCCGATGCCGGCGTGCATGTGCCGACCGTGCTGGAGGCGGACTTCGATGCGGGCTTCATGCTCGTCACCGACATGGGCACCGATTCGTATCTGAACGCGCTCAAGAGCGCGGCGCCGGACGGCACGACCTCAGCGGCAGACCCAGGCCGCCCCGCGCCGCGCCAACTGATGCGTGACGCGCTCGACGCGCTCATTCGCTGGCAACTCGCATCGCGCGAAGACGTGCTGCCGCCGTTCGACGAAGCGTTCCTGCGCCGCGAAATGGAGCTGATGCCCGAGTGGTACATCGGTCGTCATCTGGGCCATACCGTAGATGAAGCGACGCGCGGCGTGCTGGACCGCACCTTCGCGCTGCTCATTGCGAGCGCACGCGCGCAACCCCAGGTGTTCATGCTGCGTGACTTCATGCCGCGCAATCTGATGATCGCCACGCCGAACCCTGGCGTGATCGACTTCCAGGACGCCGTGTACGGGCCCATCACCTACGACGTCGTCTCGCTGCTGCGCGACGCGTTCCTGTCGTGGGACGAGGCCTTCGAGCTGGACTGCTTCGCGTGGTACTGGGAGCGCGCGAAGAAGGCGGGCCTGCCCGTCGACGCAGACTTCGGCGAGTTCTACCGGCAGCTCGAATGGATGGGCCTGCAACGCCACATCAAGGTGCTGGGCCTTTTCTGCCGTATCAACTATCGCGACGGCAAGCCGCATTACCTGGCCGATCTGCCGCGCTTCGTGAACTACGCGCGCAAGGTGACGCAGCGCTACGCGCCGCTCGCGCCGTTTGCGAAGCTGCTCGATTCGCTCGAAGGCCGCAGCGCCGAAGTCGGCTACACGTTCTGA
- a CDS encoding LPS-assembly protein LptD encodes MPPRQFFQTISSSDDCVPGKRRLIAALVAVPGFVPAFAHAQLAGDAAQPQALDGPWSLRLAPQLEEHPVASGQRPATFVLGDSTTGTANQDIAAKGSAEVRHNTAIVKADALHYDEDTDMADAYGHVRITQNGNTFVGPEAHLKVESSEGFMTAPKYHFTLTGGSGSAERVDLIDNERSVFTKGTYTACRCESDPAWYIKGTEFDFDTGADEGVAHNGVLFFQGLPIFASPWLSFPLSGDRRSGLLPPTFSLSSNNGFELSVPYYFNIAPNRDATITPRIISKRGVLTQVNYRYLSPNYAGQITGELLPNDAITKTNRYALYIQHNQNFGGGFGGYVYYNKVSDNTYPEDLAGTSTQFINGLQTTYQQEAGLTYNNGPWSVLARWQHWQTLAPSAPPYGREPELNVKYAKYNVGGFDFGAEADYSRFRITTQDATQGDRIVFNPYVSYSVVGPGYFVTPKVQWHFASYNLSNIGTGSPAGQPKDFTEQVPTFSFDSGLIFDRSVRVFGEDYIQTLEPRLYYVYTPYHNQNFAPVFDTAESDFGLAEIFTPNTFVGNDRIADANRITAALTTRFLNPATGDERARFVIAQQYYFRDQRVTLLPGQATSEATTHSDLILGAALKLGAGFASETAFQYNADNNQLTKASVGFGFSPGTSRVVNVAYRYTRQNTTLTNEPINQILISGQWPLSHRVYGVARFNYDLGGHRIVDGLVGMQYDADCWVLGVGIQRYANGVNTVGNQTTGTRFLAQLTLKGLSNVDNGLVAAFRAGVAGYTPLPPAPPPDSRFTNYE; translated from the coding sequence ATGCCGCCCAGACAGTTTTTCCAGACGATCTCCTCCAGTGACGACTGCGTGCCGGGCAAAAGGCGGCTCATCGCGGCGCTCGTGGCCGTGCCGGGCTTCGTGCCCGCGTTCGCGCACGCCCAGCTCGCCGGGGACGCCGCGCAGCCACAGGCGCTCGACGGCCCGTGGAGCCTGCGCCTCGCGCCCCAGCTCGAAGAACATCCGGTGGCATCCGGCCAGCGTCCGGCGACGTTCGTGCTGGGCGACAGCACGACGGGCACGGCCAATCAGGACATCGCCGCGAAGGGTTCGGCCGAGGTGCGTCACAACACGGCCATCGTCAAGGCGGACGCGCTCCACTACGACGAAGACACCGACATGGCCGATGCGTACGGCCACGTGCGCATCACCCAGAACGGCAACACGTTCGTCGGCCCCGAGGCGCACCTCAAGGTGGAGTCGAGCGAAGGCTTCATGACCGCGCCGAAGTACCACTTCACGCTGACGGGCGGCTCAGGCAGCGCGGAACGCGTGGACCTGATCGACAACGAACGGTCGGTGTTCACGAAGGGCACCTACACGGCGTGCCGCTGCGAGTCGGACCCGGCCTGGTACATCAAGGGCACGGAGTTCGACTTCGACACGGGCGCCGACGAAGGCGTGGCCCACAACGGCGTGCTGTTCTTCCAGGGCCTGCCCATCTTCGCGAGCCCGTGGCTGTCGTTCCCGCTTTCCGGCGACCGGCGCAGCGGCCTCTTGCCGCCCACCTTCTCGCTCAGCTCGAACAACGGCTTCGAGCTTTCGGTGCCGTACTACTTCAACATCGCGCCGAACCGCGATGCCACGATCACGCCGCGCATCATCTCGAAGCGCGGCGTGCTCACGCAGGTCAACTACCGTTATCTGTCGCCCAACTACGCCGGCCAGATTACAGGCGAGCTCCTGCCGAACGACGCGATCACGAAGACCAACCGCTACGCGCTGTACATCCAGCACAACCAGAATTTCGGCGGCGGGTTCGGCGGCTACGTGTACTACAACAAGGTCTCGGACAACACGTATCCGGAAGACCTGGCGGGCACGTCCACGCAGTTCATCAACGGGCTGCAGACGACGTATCAGCAGGAAGCGGGGCTCACGTACAACAACGGCCCGTGGTCGGTGCTCGCGCGCTGGCAGCACTGGCAGACGCTCGCGCCTTCGGCGCCGCCGTACGGCCGCGAGCCCGAGCTCAACGTGAAGTACGCGAAGTACAACGTGGGCGGCTTCGACTTCGGCGCGGAAGCCGACTACTCGCGCTTTCGCATCACGACGCAGGACGCGACGCAGGGCGACCGTATCGTCTTCAATCCGTACGTGTCGTACTCGGTCGTGGGCCCCGGCTACTTCGTCACGCCGAAGGTGCAGTGGCACTTTGCGTCGTACAACCTGAGCAATATCGGTACGGGGTCGCCGGCGGGCCAGCCGAAGGACTTCACCGAGCAAGTGCCCACGTTCAGCTTCGACAGCGGGCTGATCTTCGACCGCTCGGTGCGCGTGTTCGGCGAGGATTACATCCAGACGCTCGAGCCGCGGCTCTATTACGTCTACACGCCGTACCACAACCAGAACTTCGCGCCGGTTTTCGACACCGCCGAATCGGACTTCGGGCTGGCGGAAATCTTCACGCCGAACACGTTCGTCGGCAACGACCGCATCGCCGACGCGAACCGCATCACTGCCGCCCTCACCACGCGCTTCCTCAACCCGGCGACGGGCGACGAGCGCGCGCGCTTCGTGATCGCGCAGCAGTACTACTTCCGCGACCAGCGCGTCACGCTGCTGCCGGGGCAGGCCACGTCGGAAGCCACGACGCACTCGGACCTGATTCTGGGCGCCGCGCTCAAGCTCGGGGCCGGTTTCGCTTCGGAAACGGCGTTCCAATATAATGCCGACAACAATCAGCTGACGAAGGCGAGCGTGGGTTTCGGCTTCAGTCCGGGCACCTCGCGTGTCGTGAACGTCGCCTATCGCTACACGCGCCAGAACACGACGCTCACCAACGAGCCGATCAACCAGATTCTGATTTCGGGGCAATGGCCGCTCTCGCACCGCGTGTACGGTGTGGCCCGCTTCAATTACGACCTGGGCGGGCACCGCATCGTGGACGGCCTCGTCGGCATGCAGTACGACGCGGACTGTTGGGTGCTCGGCGTGGGTATCCAGCGCTACGCGAACGGGGTGAACACGGTAGGCAATCAGACCACCGGCACGCGCTTTCTGGCGCAGCTCACGCTCAAAGGGCTCTCGAACGTCGACAACGGCCTCGTTGCTGCGTTCCGCGCGGGCGTGGCGGGCTACACGCCGCTGCCGCCGGCTCCGCCGCCCGATTCACGTTTCACCAACTACGAATGA
- a CDS encoding peptidylprolyl isomerase, producing MKKLRLAAWAATFAAAAYFLPVAPASAQALSAPNNGQLADTIAAVVNDGVITQRELDERAGLVARRLTQQGAPVPPTDQLRLQVLNQMVLERIQLQKAKEDGIVIDDATVQRTLARLAQANNMDLATYRARIEAEGVRWSTFTNDARTELTLSKLREKEVDSKITVSDGEVANYIASQRGPNAGLTSDLRFEHILLKAPQNAPQTEIEAAQQKAQALLQQALGGANFEKLAKSDSQASDAGKGGDMGFQPTSKLPAEFVTAASTLRPGQVNPSVIRTGDGFEIVRLMERRSGQGSPSADASHLTQTHVRHILLRVGDGMSEPQARQKLLEIRREVLAGGDFAKFARTYSQDGSSSQGGDLGWISPGETVPEFERAMNSLQDGQVSEPVRTEYGYHLIQVLGRREAQGSVAQQIDLARQAIGQRKAEQAYADWLRQLRDSAYVDYKVGMPSLQ from the coding sequence ATGAAAAAGCTTCGCCTGGCAGCATGGGCTGCCACTTTCGCCGCCGCGGCGTATTTCCTGCCGGTCGCGCCGGCGAGTGCTCAGGCACTGAGCGCCCCGAACAACGGCCAGCTGGCCGACACGATCGCGGCAGTGGTCAACGACGGGGTCATCACGCAGCGCGAGCTGGACGAACGGGCAGGCCTCGTCGCGCGGCGTCTCACGCAGCAGGGCGCGCCCGTGCCGCCGACGGACCAGCTGCGCCTCCAGGTGCTCAATCAGATGGTGCTCGAACGCATCCAGCTGCAGAAGGCGAAGGAAGACGGCATCGTGATCGACGACGCCACCGTGCAGCGCACGCTCGCCCGCCTCGCCCAGGCCAACAACATGGATCTCGCCACGTACCGCGCGCGGATCGAGGCCGAAGGCGTGCGCTGGAGCACGTTCACGAACGACGCACGCACCGAGCTCACGCTCTCGAAGCTGCGCGAGAAGGAAGTGGACAGCAAGATCACCGTGTCGGACGGCGAGGTCGCGAACTACATCGCGAGCCAGCGCGGGCCGAACGCCGGTCTCACGAGCGATCTGCGCTTCGAGCACATTCTGCTCAAGGCGCCGCAGAATGCGCCGCAGACCGAGATCGAGGCCGCGCAGCAGAAGGCGCAGGCGCTGCTGCAACAGGCGCTGGGCGGTGCCAACTTCGAAAAGCTCGCGAAGTCCGACTCGCAGGCAAGCGATGCAGGCAAGGGCGGCGACATGGGCTTTCAACCCACCTCGAAGCTGCCGGCCGAATTCGTGACGGCGGCTTCCACGCTGCGTCCGGGCCAGGTGAACCCGTCGGTGATCCGCACCGGTGACGGTTTCGAAATCGTGCGCCTGATGGAGCGCCGCTCAGGCCAGGGCTCGCCTTCGGCGGACGCCTCGCACCTCACGCAGACGCACGTGCGCCACATCCTGCTGCGCGTGGGCGACGGCATGTCCGAGCCGCAGGCGCGCCAGAAGCTGCTCGAGATTCGCCGTGAGGTGCTGGCGGGCGGCGATTTCGCCAAGTTCGCGCGCACCTACTCGCAGGACGGCTCTTCTTCGCAGGGCGGCGATCTGGGCTGGATCAGCCCGGGCGAGACGGTGCCTGAATTCGAGCGCGCCATGAATTCGCTGCAGGACGGCCAGGTAAGCGAGCCGGTTCGCACCGAGTACGGCTACCACCTGATCCAGGTGCTGGGCCGCCGCGAAGCGCAGGGGTCGGTCGCACAGCAGATCGACCTCGCACGCCAGGCCATCGGCCAGCGCAAGGCGGAGCAGGCCTACGCCGACTGGCTGCGTCAGCTGCGCGACAGCGCCTATGTGGACTACAAGGTCGGCATGCCGTCCCTACAATAG